From Desulfovibrio porci, a single genomic window includes:
- a CDS encoding M99 family carboxypeptidase catalytic domain-containing protein, whose product MNTKPCIMSAPGAGPFFHDRHGLLPRLAACLPLFCAFLWLCTPASARGEEAFSLDFTTIRLGDATRAVLVVGGIQGDEPGGFSAATLLATRYEIQEGTVWVVPNLNFPSIIKRSRGLHGDMNRKFARLDENDPEFPTVRRIQELIGHPDVALVLNLHDGSGYYREKYQNYLCNPARWGQSVIIDQDSLPPGVFMGALAEEAALVAEEVNRRLIKPLHALHVHNTNTAAGDKEMEKSLSYYAVRQGKAAFGLEASKEFPVELRAYYHLNMVEAFLRQAGVRFRRDFALTPQGVGEALRDNLGVSFAENRIFLPLENVRPSIKYLPLPKGSPARAVTTKPIMAVLPCQGRDDRLCIHYGNRTITLISPDWREMDNSLDAVRVTVDGRDETVPFGRVLDVEETARVHPQKGFRVNAIGFDSGRRDESGLPLRLKDFAPRFSVDRRGTLFRVEVYKNQNFAGMFLLRFGAKNARMAVTRPILPDRPGPESKLGF is encoded by the coding sequence ATGAATACAAAGCCATGCATCATGTCCGCCCCCGGCGCGGGGCCGTTTTTTCACGACCGCCACGGCCTGTTGCCGCGCTTGGCGGCATGTCTGCCGCTGTTCTGCGCCTTCCTCTGGCTCTGCACGCCCGCGTCGGCGCGCGGCGAGGAAGCCTTCTCCCTGGATTTCACCACCATCCGCCTGGGCGACGCGACGCGCGCCGTGCTGGTGGTGGGCGGCATCCAGGGCGACGAGCCAGGTGGTTTTTCCGCCGCCACCCTGCTGGCCACCCGCTATGAAATCCAGGAAGGGACCGTCTGGGTAGTGCCCAACCTCAACTTTCCCAGCATCATCAAGCGCTCGCGCGGCCTGCACGGGGACATGAACCGTAAATTCGCCCGTCTGGACGAAAACGATCCGGAATTTCCCACTGTGCGCCGCATCCAGGAGCTGATCGGCCATCCGGATGTGGCCCTGGTGCTCAATCTGCACGACGGCAGCGGCTACTACCGCGAAAAATATCAGAATTATCTTTGCAATCCCGCCCGCTGGGGCCAGTCGGTGATCATCGACCAGGACAGCCTGCCCCCCGGCGTGTTCATGGGCGCGCTGGCCGAAGAGGCGGCCCTGGTGGCGGAAGAGGTCAACCGCCGCCTGATCAAGCCCCTGCACGCCCTGCACGTTCACAATACGAACACCGCCGCCGGGGACAAGGAAATGGAAAAAAGCCTGTCCTACTACGCGGTACGCCAGGGCAAGGCGGCTTTCGGTCTGGAGGCCAGCAAGGAATTTCCGGTGGAACTGCGGGCCTATTACCATCTGAACATGGTGGAGGCCTTTCTGCGCCAGGCGGGCGTGCGCTTCAGACGCGACTTCGCCCTGACGCCCCAGGGCGTGGGCGAGGCCCTGCGGGACAATCTGGGAGTATCCTTTGCCGAAAACCGCATTTTTCTGCCCCTGGAAAACGTGCGCCCCTCCATCAAATATCTGCCGCTGCCCAAGGGCAGCCCGGCCAGAGCCGTGACCACCAAGCCCATCATGGCGGTACTGCCCTGCCAGGGCCGCGACGACCGGCTCTGCATCCACTACGGCAACCGCACCATCACCCTGATCAGCCCCGACTGGCGCGAAATGGACAACAGCCTGGACGCCGTGCGCGTCACCGTGGACGGACGCGACGAAACCGTGCCCTTCGGCCGGGTGCTGGACGTGGAAGAAACGGCGCGCGTACATCCGCAGAAAGGCTTCCGGGTCAACGCCATCGGCTTTGACAGCGGCCGCCGCGACGAAAGCGGCCTGCCCCTGCGCCTCAAGGATTTTGCGCCGCGCTTCTCCGTGGACCGCCGGGGCACGCTCTTCCGGGTGGAAGTGTACAAAAACCAGAATTTCGCCGGCATGTTCCTGCTGCGCTTCGGCGCCAAAAACGCCCGCATGGCCGTGACCCGCCCCATTCTGCCCGACCGGCCCGGCCCGGAATCAAAACTGGGATTCTGA
- a CDS encoding NAD(P)H-dependent glycerol-3-phosphate dehydrogenase yields MSGALSTTTPVSVAGGGSWGTALAHLLAARGLPVTLWLRDADVARSVNEDHENPRYLPGFTLDARLTASTDPAVLDRDWLVLAVPSQQLRSWLTAHKKHFRPGLVLVNAAKGLETGSLSTCGAVAAEALAGLEPRYTALSGPSFAAEVLQGLPTAVVLAAHDEALGRTLRELFSGPAFRCYSSTDVIGVEMGGALKNVMAIAAGVCDGLGLGHNSRAALVTRGLAEMSRLGAACGARQSTFMGLSGLGDLTLTCTGDLSRNRQVGLRLGRGENLENITRSLGMVAEGVKTTAAVHALALRLGIEAPITAAMHCVLYEGQPPHEALRTLMSRDLREE; encoded by the coding sequence ATGTCCGGCGCGCTTTCCACCACAACGCCCGTCAGCGTGGCAGGCGGCGGCAGCTGGGGCACCGCCCTGGCCCATCTGCTGGCCGCGCGGGGCCTGCCCGTGACCCTCTGGCTGCGGGACGCGGACGTGGCCCGCTCCGTCAACGAAGACCACGAAAACCCGCGCTACCTGCCCGGCTTCACGCTGGACGCCCGCCTGACGGCCAGTACGGACCCGGCCGTCCTTGACCGCGACTGGCTGGTGCTGGCCGTGCCCAGCCAGCAATTGCGGAGCTGGCTGACCGCGCACAAAAAACATTTCCGGCCCGGTCTGGTGCTGGTCAACGCGGCCAAGGGCCTGGAAACCGGCAGCCTGTCTACCTGCGGCGCGGTGGCCGCCGAGGCCCTGGCCGGTCTTGAACCGCGCTATACGGCGCTCTCCGGGCCGTCCTTCGCGGCGGAAGTCTTGCAGGGCCTGCCCACGGCCGTGGTGCTGGCCGCGCACGACGAAGCCCTGGGCCGCACCTTGCGGGAACTGTTCTCCGGCCCGGCCTTCCGCTGCTATTCCAGCACGGACGTCATCGGCGTGGAGATGGGCGGCGCGCTCAAGAACGTCATGGCCATCGCCGCCGGGGTCTGTGACGGCCTGGGTCTGGGGCACAACAGCCGGGCCGCCCTGGTCACGCGGGGCCTGGCCGAGATGAGCCGCCTGGGTGCGGCCTGCGGGGCCCGCCAGAGCACCTTCATGGGCCTGTCCGGTCTGGGCGACCTCACCCTGACCTGCACCGGCGACCTGTCGCGCAACCGGCAGGTGGGCCTGCGGCTGGGCCGCGGCGAAAATCTGGAAAACATCACCCGTAGCCTGGGCATGGTGGCCGAAGGCGTCAAAACCACGGCCGCCGTGCATGCGCTGGCCCTGCGGTTGGGCATTGAGGCGCCCATCACCGCCGCCATGCATTGCGTCCTTTACGAGGGTCAGCCCCCGCATGAAGCGCTCAGAACCCTGATGAGCCGCGACCTGCGCGAGGAATAA